GGAGCGGACCGCTGGAACGCCTCACCCGCCGGCTCGTGTACGGTCGGCCCGACCGGCGGGAACCGGGGGAGTCCTGAGCCCGTACCCCCGGCATGGAATTCCGACTCCACCCCGAGGTCATCCACTCCGCCGCCAGTCAGGGCGCCCGCCTGGAGGTCGTCGAGTACGATCCCCGGCCCACCGAGCGCCCGCTGGAGGGCTTTCACCAGCCCCTGACCCGCCCGGCCCGCTGGCGTCAACTCGCGCTGCACCTGGAGGGCGGGCTGGCGGTCCTCGAACCCGGCGCCCTCCAGTACCTGCGCGGCGAGATCGAGATGCAGGCTTCAAGTAGCGGCGGGACGGGTGGGGGCGGCCTGGGCGGCTTCCTGCGCGGCGCGGTCTCGGCGGCGGCGAGCGGCGAGAGCCTCTTCAAGACCGTGTACCGCGGCGCGGGCGTGATCTACACCGAGCCCACCCGATTGCACCTCCTGCTTGGCGAGCTGCACGGCGAGGACCTGATCGTGGACGACGGCGCCTTCGTCGCCTGCGCGGGCCAGGTCACGGTGGGGCGGCACGTCAACCAGGGCCTCGCGGCGATGCTGGGCAGCGGCGAGGGCCGGGTGCAGCCCAAGCTGAGCGGTTCGGGCGTCTTCGCCCTGCAAAGCCCGGTTCACCCCGACGAGTTCCAGATTCTCGACCTCAGGAACGAGACGCTGAAGGTGGACGGCAATCTGGTGGTGGCCTACTCGGGCGGGCTCGCCTTCAGCGTCGAGAAGAGCAGCCGGGGCCTGCTGGGCAGCGGGCGCACCGGCGAGGGCTTCGTGCAGGTGTACCGGGGCACGGGCCGGGTGTGGCTGGCGCCGACGCTGCCCATCCACTCGCCCCCCGTCTCCCTGGCAGGCGCCTCCTGAGGCCCGAACAACTCAGACTAATTGCCTACCCCGCGTAAATACTTGACCAAAGTGAACTAAGCGCCTAGGGTGGGGCGGTGACGCACACTGTCCCACCCCCCACCGAGTTGCGCCAGGAGGTCGACCGCTTCCTGCGCGGCATGTGGCGCTTCAACCGGATGCTCGGGCGGCAACTCGCCCCGCTGCTGGAAGAGCGGCACGGCATCAATCCCCGGATGTACCACGTCCTGCGGAGTATTCAGAACGGCGACCACTACCCCAAGGTGCTGGCCGACCACCTCAAGATTCCTACCACCCTGATGAGCCGCCACCTCGACGGGCTGAGCAAGGCGGGCCTGATCGAGCGCCAGATCGACGGGCAGGACTCGCGCCGCACCCGCCTCTCCCTGACCGAGCGGGGCGAGCAGGTCGTGCGCGAGACCGACGAGACGCTGCACGAACTCGTCAGCGGGCAACTCGCCCGGCTCGATCCTCAGGTCCTGGGGGGTCTCCTCGCCGCCCTGGACGCCCTGACCGACGAAAGAGGCCCGGAATGACCGCGCACGACGCCCCCGCCTTCCACTTCACCGAGCAGGAGAAGCGGATCACACTGACCGGCCTGATGGTCGTGTTCCTGCTCTCGGCGCTCGACCAGACCATCGTTTCGACGGCCATGCCGCGCATCATCGAGCAGCTCCACGGCCTGAACC
This genomic interval from Deinococcus aerius contains the following:
- a CDS encoding AIM24 family protein, yielding MEFRLHPEVIHSAASQGARLEVVEYDPRPTERPLEGFHQPLTRPARWRQLALHLEGGLAVLEPGALQYLRGEIEMQASSSGGTGGGGLGGFLRGAVSAAASGESLFKTVYRGAGVIYTEPTRLHLLLGELHGEDLIVDDGAFVACAGQVTVGRHVNQGLAAMLGSGEGRVQPKLSGSGVFALQSPVHPDEFQILDLRNETLKVDGNLVVAYSGGLAFSVEKSSRGLLGSGRTGEGFVQVYRGTGRVWLAPTLPIHSPPVSLAGAS
- a CDS encoding MarR family winged helix-turn-helix transcriptional regulator, yielding MTHTVPPPTELRQEVDRFLRGMWRFNRMLGRQLAPLLEERHGINPRMYHVLRSIQNGDHYPKVLADHLKIPTTLMSRHLDGLSKAGLIERQIDGQDSRRTRLSLTERGEQVVRETDETLHELVSGQLARLDPQVLGGLLAALDALTDERGPE